From a region of the Mercurialis annua linkage group LG1-X, ddMerAnnu1.2, whole genome shotgun sequence genome:
- the LOC126664911 gene encoding protein RETICULATA-RELATED 3, chloroplastic, which produces MATAAAQLRCSVFAKQYSSSSSRLSNPSCPSVTFPFSNPQNPSIRLLPHLKLTNPELSHGGGGNGSNGIGRGYSGGGGGDGGSGDSSFNNSPSSGGGGGAFGILGLFLNGWRSRVAADPQFPFKVLMEELVGVTACVLGDMASRPNFGLNELDFVFSTLVVGSILNFTLMYLLAPTAAANSVAASLPSIFANCPASHMFEPGNFSLMNRLGTAVYKGTIFAAVGFAAGLVGTSLSNRLIAMRKKMDPTFETPNKAPPTLLNSVTWALHMGISSNLRYQTLNGLEFVLEKGLPPLAFKSSVVFLRCLNNVVGGMSFVILARLTGSQSVAEAKGSSADLLAAEKERLVVEDGEELQSNNQSTFK; this is translated from the coding sequence ATGGCAACCGCAGCGGCACAGCTCCGGTGCTCTGTTTTCGCCAAGCAATACTCATCCAGTTCTTCCCGTTTATCCAATCCTAGCTGCCCATCTGTCACTTTCCCATTCTCCAATCCCCAAAACCCTTCAATCCGTCTCCTCCCTCATCTCAAATTAACCAATCCGGAACTCTCTCACGGCGGAGGCGGAAACGGCAGTAATGGAATCGGCCGCGGCTATAGCGGAGGAGGAGGAGGTGATGGCGGAAGCGGAGATTCCAGTTTTAATAATTCTCCGTCGTCAGGAGGAGGAGGCGGAGCATTTGGGATTCTAGGTCTTTTCTTGAACGGATGGCGATCAAGAGTCGCCGCAGATCCGCAGTTTCCGTTCAAGGTTTTAATGGAAGAATTAGTTGGTGTAACCGCTTGTGTGCTCGGCGACATGGCTTCCCGCCCTAATTTCGGATTAAACGAGCTAGATTTCGTTTTCTCAACGCTAGTCGTCGgttcaattttgaatttcacTCTCATGTATCTCTTAGCACCAACCGCCGCCGCTAACAGCGTCGCCGCTTCACTCCCTTCAATATTCGCTAATTGTCCCGCCAGTCACATGTTCGAGCCGGGCAATTTTTCTCTGATGAACAGACTCGGCACCGCCGTGTATAAGGGTACCATCTTCGCCGCCGTTGGATTCGCCGCCGGACTAGTCGGAACCTCACTCTCAAATAGGTTGATCGCAATGAGGAAGAAAATGGATCCGACATTTGAAACGCCAAACAAGGCGCCGCCGACGTTGCTAAATTCGGTGACGTGGGCGTTGCATATGGGGATTAGCAGTAATTTGAGATATCAGACACTTAATGGGCTGGAGTTTGTTCTTGAGAAAGGGCTGCCGCCGTTGGCTTTTAAGAGCTCGGTGGTGTTTTTGAGATGCTTGAATAATGTTGTTGGTGGGATGTCGTTTGTTATATTGGCGAGGCTGACTGGTTCGCAGAGTGTGGCGGAGGCTAAGGGTAGTAGTGCTGATTTATTGGCGGCGGAGAAGGAGAGGCTGGTGGTGGAGGATGGAGAGGAGTTGCAGAGCAATAATCAGTCGACTTTCAAGTGA
- the LOC126664637 gene encoding putative zinc transporter At3g08650 codes for MQFIFKKALLFVLLSIVFFGCVLAESENGNSERLRSAPHKNVGNNVIDGTGTENAVDFESKSSGLGDKKGNYNKVSISTVALFTLAMAAATGLGAVPFFFVELDPQWAGLCNGMAAGVMLAASFDLIQEGQSHGAGNWVMIGILSGGIFILLCKKFLEQYGEVSMLDLKGADATKVVLVIGIMTLHSFGEGSGVGVSFAGSKGFSQGLLVTLAIAVHNIPEGLAVSMVLASRGVSPQNAMLWSVITSLPQPIVAVPSFICADAFNKFLPFCTGFAAGCMIWMVVAEVLPDAFKEASSSQVASSATISVAFMEALSTVFQSFSHDYNSEDASGFFVSLLFGLGPFLGGTILVAFTLAFHLKHALLMGAAAGIAFVLGAWRPLQLLVASKMGFIPLLFLLAVGAAFVHVLSSSILSLAGRKRTSANNLPIITGFPMSVHTLQSFLSCGAVAFHALAEGLALGVAAPKAYGLGRHMVLPVSLHGLPRGAAVASCIYGATDSWQSAVAAAALIGFVGPISAIGAILAGIDYSGLDHIMVLACGGLLPSFGRIIGRAASLDSRKSGVGVAIGVAFATLCLTCTKLVCLHTPYCNSAPEAVR; via the exons ATGCAGTTCATTTTCAAGAAAGCCCtcttatttgttttgttatccATTGTATTTTTTGGCTGTGTCTTGGCAGAATCTGAAAATGGAAATTCGGAAAGGCTAAGATCTGCTCCACATAAAAATGTAGGGAATAATGTAATAGATGGCACTGGTACAGAGAATGCCGTTGATTTTGAGAGCAAAAGTAGTGGACTGGGTGACAAGAAGGGAAATTACAACAAAGTTTCAATATCGACAGTAGCTTTATTTACATTGGCCATGGCTGCTGCCACTGGTTTAGGTGCTGTGCCTTTCTTTTTCGTAGAGCTGGATCCTCAGTGGGCTGGATTGTGCAATGGAATGGCTGCTGGGGTGATGTTAGCTGCCAGCTTTGACCTCATACAGGAAGGGCAGAGCCATGGTGCTGGTAATTGGGTCATGATTGGGATTTTATCTGGTGGCATTTTCATTTTGCTTTGCAAGAAG TTTCTTGAACAATATGGGGAAGTAAGTATGCTGGACTTAAAAGGTGCTGATGCAACTAAAGTTGTCCTTGTTATTGGAATTATGACTCTTCATTCATTTGGGGAGGGCTCTGGCGTTGGAGTCTCTTTCGCTGGCTCAAAAGGTTTCTCTCAAGGGCTTTTGGTGACTTTGGCCATTGCTGTGCACAACATACCAGAGGGATTAGCTGTGAGCATGGTTCTTGCATCAAGGGGTGTTTCTCCACAGAATGCAATGTTGTGGAGTGTAATTACTTCTTTGCCTCAG CCCATTGTTGCAGTTCCTTCATTCATTTGTGCTGATGCATTTAACAAATTCCTGCCTTTTTGTACTGGTTTTGCTGCTGGGTGCATGATTTGGATGGTTGTTGCTGAAGTGCTTCCTGATGCTTTTAAG GAAGCTTCATCTAGTCAAGTGGCATCATCAGCTACAATTTCTGTAGCTTTTATGGAAGCGTTAAGCACCGTGTTCCAGAGTTTCAGCCATGACTACAA CTCAGAGGATGCTTCCGGCTTTTTTGTTTCATTGCTTTTCGGACTCGGGCCATTTCTTGGAGGAACCATACTTGTTGCATTTACGCTCGCCTTCCATCTTAAACATGCCCTTCTCATGGGTGCAGCAGCTGGCATTGCCTTTGTCCTAGGCGCCTGGCGACCATTGCAACTCCTTGTGGCTTCAAAGATGGGTTTTATCCCGCTTCTATTTTTGCTTGCGGTGGGAGCAGCATTTGTCCATGTTTTGAGCTCCAGTATATTGAGTCTCGCAGGTCGAAAAAGGACATCAGCAAACAATTTGCCAATCATAACCGGCTTCCCCATGAGCGTTCACACTCTTCAATCATTCCTCTCATGCGGAGCAGTTGCTTTTCATGCATTGGCCGAGGGGCTCGCATTAGGAGTAGCTGCACCCAAAGCTTATGGACTCGGTCGGCACATGGTCCTTCCGGTCTCTTTGCATGGACTTCCCCGCGGTGCTGCTGTTGCTAGCTGCATCTACGGCGCAACTGACAGTTGGCAAAGTGCAGTAGCAGCAGCAGCTTTAATCGGATTTGTGGGCCCGATATCGGCTATCGGAGCGATTTTAGCTGGAATAGATTACAGTGGTCTAGATCACATAATGGTGTTAGCATGTGGGGGATTGCTCCCAAGTTTTGGGAGGATAATAGGGAGAGCAGCAAGCTTAGATTCAAGGAAAAGTGGGGTTGGAGTGGCAATTGGGGTTGCGTTTGCTACTCTTTGTTTAACATGTACTAAGTTGGTCTGCTTGCACACTCCTTACTGTAATTCTGCCCCGGAGGCTGTCCGATGA
- the LOC126659039 gene encoding probable LRR receptor-like serine/threonine-protein kinase At1g06840, with amino-acid sequence MLKLRFYGFILLVSCNFAFAQRTDPSEVSALVAVKNSLIDPFSHINDWDKGDPCISNWTGVLCYDKAGIDGYFHVRVLQLLNMNLSGNLAPQLGQLSQLWTLDFMWNKLDGIIPKEIGKISSLRLLLLNGNRLSGSLPDELGLLSNLLRFQVDENNISGPIPNSYANLTSVRHIHFNNNSLSGPIPAGFSELPSLLHLLLDNNNLSGSLPPEFSNLPALRILQLDNNNFNGSEIPPTYSNLTKLAKLSLRNCSLHGTIPDLSNISNLYYIDLSRNQLTGPAPSKISDNMTTINLSNNQLNDSIPESFSNLPFLQRLSIENNLFTGSVPVSIWQNLSSTSDKLTIDLRNNLLSNISGELKPPVNVTLSLGGNPICQRANIPNISQFCGAVAGADGSTESLNNSTTSCPMQACPIDGFFEYVPAAPVWCFCASPLRIGYRLKSPSFSYFPPYIYPLEEYLANALELDLYQVVIDSFYWEKGPRLRMYLKLFPAWNNDSHSNTFNSTEVQRIRAMFMSWTFPRTDFFGPYELLNFTLQGPYSELRFGTHNARINKAVWAAIILGAIAFIVTASVIVTILFMRKHARFERNLSRKRLSSKISMKIDGMKSFSFKEMTQASDNFNISTQVGRGGYGRVYRGVLADGTVVAIKRAEEGSLQGQNEFLTEIKLLSRLHHRNLVSLIGYCDEEGEQMLVYEYIPNGTLRDWLSGKATEKLTFAMRLKIALGSAKGIMYLHTEANPPVFHRDIKATNILLDSKLTAKVADFGLSRLAPVLDDEGNLPNHVSTVVKGTPGYLDPEYFLTHKLTDKSDVYSLGIVFLELLTGMQPISHGKNIAREVNMARQSGIMFSIIDSRMGAYPSEFVERFTALAIRCCHEKPETRPSMSEVVRELETITKTTQSETDAISSESTSPCSGSVTSTYFGNSATSSSYYTSNHPYASSQVSGSDLVSGVVPTINPR; translated from the exons ATGTTGAAACTGAGATTTTATGGGTTTATTTTGTTGGTCTCATGCAATTTTGCATTTGCACAAAGAACGGATCCTTCTGAAG TCAGTGCACTGGTAGCAGTAAAGAACAGTTTGATTGATCCATTTAGTCATATTAATGATTGGGATAAGGGAGATCCTTGCATATCTAATTGGACCGGAGTTTTGTGTTATGATAAAGCTGGAATTGATGGATACTTCCATGTTAGAGTGCT CCAGCTGCTGAATATGAATCTTTCAGGAAATTTAGCTCCTCAGCTTGGTCAATTGTCCCAATTGTGGACCTT GGATTTTATGTGGAATAAATTGGATGGGATCATACCGAAGGAGATAGGGAAGATATCATCTTTGAGACTACT GCTTTTGAATGGTAATCGGTTGTCAGGTTCTTTACCTGATGAACTCGGTCTTCTATCAAATTTGCTCCGATTCCAAGTGGACGAGAACAATATCTCAGGTCCAATACCAAACTCATATGCTAATTTGACAAGTGTGAGACACAT CCACTTCAATAATAACTCTTTAAGTGGTCCAATACCAGCAGGATTTTCCGAACTACCATCTCTTCTTCACTT GCTGTTAGATAATAATAACCTATCCGGGAGTCTTCCTCCAGAATTTTCAAACTTGCCGGCATTGCGTATACT TCAACTTGACAACAACAACTTCAATGGCTCCGAAATTCCGCCTACCTATAGCAATCTTACCAAATTAGCAAAACT AAGTCTTAGAAATTGCAGCTTGCACGGAACTATTCCTGATCTTAGCAATATATCGAACCTGTACTATAT TGATCTTAGCCGGAATCAGCTTACAGGACCTGCGCCATCCAAAATCTCTGATAATATGACGACGAT tAATCTCTCGAACAACCAACTTAATGATTCTATACCTGAAAGCTTCTCAAATCTCCCTTTCCTTCAGAGACT ATCAATAGAAAACAATTTGTTTACTGGTTCTGTCCCCGTAAGCATCTGGCAAAACTTATCCAGCACAAGTGACAAACTGACCAT TGACCTCAGGAACAATTTACTCTCAAACATTTCAGGGGAACTGAAACCACCAGTTAATGTCACCCTAAG TCTGGGAGGCAATCCTATCTGCCAAAGAGCCAACATACCGAACATTTCCCAGTTTTGCGGGGCTGTAGCTGGAGCAGATGGAAGTACTGAAAGCTTAAACAATTCTACAACTTCATGCCCTATGCAAGCATGTCCAATAGATGGTTTCTTCGAATATGTCCCTGCGGCACCCGTGTGGTGCTTTTGTGCTTCCCCTTTGAGAATCGGATACCGCCTCAAAAGTCCTAGTTTCTCTTATTTCCCTCCATATATTTATCCACTTGAGGAATACTTGGCAAATGCTCTTGAATTGGACCTTTATCAAGTAGttattgattctttttattGGGAAAAAGGCCCCCGTCTAAGGATGTACTTGAAGCTTTTTCCTGCGTGGAACAATGATTCACATTCAAACACGTTTAATTCAACTGAAGTTCAGCGGATAAGAGCCATGTTCATGTCATGGACTTTTCCTCGTACTGACTTTTTCGGACCATATGAGCTTCTCAACTTTACTCTGCAGGGACCTTATTCTGAGT TGAGATTTGGCACCCATAATGCAAGAATCAATAAGGCAGTTTGGGCAGCCATTATATTAGGTGCTATTGCCTTCATTGTTACAGCATCAGTAATAGTCACAATTCTGTTTATGAGAAAACATGCTAGATTCGAGCGGAATCTGTCAAGAAAAAGATTAT ccTCAAAGATATCAATGAAAATTGATGGTATGAAATCCTTCAGTTTTAAAGAAATGACCCAGGCTTCAGACAACTTTAACATTTCAACTCAAGTTGGTCGTGGAGGCTACGGAAGAGTTTATAGAGGCGTTTTAGCTGATGGCACAGTTGTGGCTATAAAGCGTGCCGAAGAAGGTTCTTTACAAGGCCAAAATGAATTTTTGACCGAGATTAAATTGTTGTCCAGGCTACACCACAGAAATCTAGTTTCATTGATTGGATACTGTGATGAAGAAGGGGAGCAG ATGCTAGTTTATGAATACATACCCAATGGCACGTTGCGGGACTGGCTTTCAg GAAAAGCTACAGAGAAGCTGACATTTGCTATGAGGTTAAAAATAGCACTGGGTTCAGCTAAGGGCATTATGTACCTACACACTGAAGCAAATCCTCCCGTGTTTCACCGCGACATAAAGGCAACCAACATACTCTTGGATTCCAAGCTCACTGCTAAAGTTGCTGACTTTGGACTCTCGCGTCTCGCTCCTGTCCTGGATGATGAAGGGAATTTGCCTAATCATGTCTCCACAGTAGTGAAAGGAACTCCG GGTTACCTCGATCCAGAATATTTTCTGACCCATAAGCTGACAGACAAGAGTGATGTCTATAGTCTTGGAATTGTATTTCTTGAGCTCTTGACCGGAATGCAGCCGATATCACATGGCAAAAACATCGctcgtgag GTAAATATGGCTCGTCAGTCAGGTATAATGTTCTCCATCATAGACAGCAGAATGGGGGCTTATCCATCAGAATTTGTGGAAAGGTTTACAGCTTTAGCCATTAGATGTTGCCATGAAAAGCCAGAAACTCGACCATCAATGTCAGAAGTCGTCAGGGAGCTGGAAACCATAACTAAAACGACGCAGTCTGAAACGGATGCCATCTCTTCAGAGTCAACATCCCCATGTTCTGGCAGTGTGACTTCCACATATTTTGGAAATTCAGCAACTTCATCTTCATACTATACAAGTAATCACCCGTACGCATCATCCCAAGTATCAGGAAGTGATCTTGTGAGTGGTGTCGTTCCGACCATCAATCCTCGCTGA
- the LOC126665908 gene encoding histone acetyltransferase TAP1: MSLLCSPFIFTISTALYSQPPPQVMQTQNIVARPSAFPSSPLDCRCQAFKQLNNLSFGVTRGRRKIKVSQLKASFWDSIRSGFAKDNSTQVIEPPSTLEEDEEPLPEEFVLIEKTEPDGTMEQIIFSSGGDVDVYDLQALCDKVGWPRRPLSKLGAALKNSYMVVTLHSIKKSPESEGIDQKKLIGMARATSDHAFNATIWDVLVDPAYQGQGLGKTLIEKIIRALLQRDIGNITLFADSKVVDFYKNLGFQPDPEGIKGMFWYPKF; the protein is encoded by the exons ATGTCTCTGCTATGCTCTCCGTTCATATTTACAATATCCACTGCACTGTACTCCCAACCACCACCACAAGTTATGCAAACGCAGAACATCGTCGCTCGTCCTTCTGC GTTTCCTAGCTCTCCACTGGACTGCCGATGTCAAGCATTTAAACAGTTGAACAACCTAAGTTTTGGGGTTACTAGAG GAAGAAGAAAAATCAAGGTTTCGCAACTCAAGGCTAGCTTTTGGGACTCCATCAGATCTGG CTTCGCAAAGGACAACTCCACACAAGTCATTGAACCACCTTCCACActagaagaagatgaagaaccCTTGCCTGAAGAGTTCGTTCTGATAGAAAAGACTGAACCAGATGGAACAATGGAGCAGATAATATTCTCATCAGGTGGAGATGTTGATGTTTATGATCTCCAAGCCCTGTGTGATAAG GTGGgctggcctagaaggccattgTCAAAATTAGGTGCGGCTTTGAAAAATAGCTACATGGTAGTCACGTTGCATTCCATTAAAAAATCACCTGAATCAG AGGGGATTGACCAAAAGAAATTAATTGGGATGGCTCGTGCTACATCTGACCATGCCTTCAATGCTACAATTTGGGATGTTCTGGTTGATCCTGCGTATCAG GGCCAAGGCCTTGGTAAGACTCTCATTGAAAAGATTATTAGGGCTCTTCTACAAAGGGACATTGGCAATATAACACTCTTCGCCGATAGCAAAG TTGTGGATTTCTATAAGAATTTAGGGTTTCAACCCGACCCGGAAGGCATTAAGGGTATGTTTTGGTACCCAAAGTTCTAG
- the LOC126664700 gene encoding BTB/POZ domain-containing protein At3g08570-like isoform X2 — protein MLSSSQRYPSPFTTRIFSDVAGDITIVVDGESFLLHKFPLVSRSGKIRKMVADAKDSNISKLELHNIPGGPQTFELAMKFCYGMNFEITTANVAHLRCAAEYLEMTEDYRDENLVERTEIYLSEVVVQSIEKSVEVLSACEMLLPTAEEIGIPNRCVEAIAINACKEQLVSGLSRLECNEESAELKSGCIEWWIEDLSVLKIDYYQRVICAMGRLGVRQDSIVASLMHYAQTSLKGIGKYQIWNPAKTKPSPSLAEHDQSIILEILVSLMPSEKSSAIPLSFLFGMLRMAIMLDTSIACRLELERRIAFRLEMVSLDDLLIPSVRSGDSLFDVDTVHRILVSFLQRVEEEDNEDFGYESEGLASTSHGSLLKVGKLIDAYLAEIAPDPYLSLQKFIAMLEILPDYARVIDDGLYRAIDIYLKAHPMLSDHDCKKLCKFIDCQKLSQDACNHAAQNDRLPVQMTVRVLYFEQIRLKNALSGSSGDGFLSQRISSGIPSAAMSPRDNYASLRRENRELKLEISRMRVRLSELEKEQMYMKQGMIDKSANGKTFFTSISKGIGRIGIFGSSPAGGRQQKSGRKSRRSDGKNGLSQD, from the exons ATGCTCTCTTCTTCTCAACGCTACCCATCTCCTTTCACCACTCG TATTTTTTCTGATGTTGCTGGAGACATTACAATTGTTGTGGATGGGGAGTCATTTCTTCTGCATAAG TTTCCTCTTGTTTCGCGAAGTGGAAAGATTCGGAAAATGGTTGCAGATGCTAAGGATTCAAACATTTCTAAGCTGGAGCTTCACAACATACCTGGTGGACCTCAAACATTTGAACTAGCCATGAAATTCTGCTATGGCATGAACTTCGAGATCACAACAGCCAATGTCGCCCATCTGCGCTGTGCTGCGGAATATTTGGAAATGACTGAAGATTACAGAGACGAAAACCTCGTTGAACGTACAGAGATTTATCTAAGTGAGGTTGTGGTTCAAAGTATTGAAAAATCAGTTGAGGTGCTATCGGCTTGTGAGATGTTGCTTCCGACAGCAGAGGAGATAGGAATTCCGAATAGATGTGTTGAGGCCATCGCTATTAATGCTTGCAAGGAACAGTTAGTATCTGGATTATCGCGGCTTGAATGCAATGAAGAATCTGCAGAACTAAAGAGCGGTTGTATTGAATGGTGGATTGAAGATCTCTCGGTACTAAAGATTGATTACTATCAAAGAGTTATCTGTGCGATGGGAAGGTTAGGTGTTCGACAGGATAGTATTGTCGCTTCTCtaatgcattatgctcagacttCATTGAAGGGGATCGGTAAATATCAAATTTGGAATCCGGCAAAGACGAAACCAAGTCCTAGTTTGGCGGAACATGATCAGAGCATTATCTTGGAAATTCTCGTTAGCCTTATGCCATCAGAAAAAAGCTCTGCCATTCCGCTGAGCTTTCTTTTCGGGATGTTACGGATGGCAATTATGTTAGATACGTCAATTGCCTGCAGACTCGAGCTTGAAAGGAGAATTGCTTTTCGTTTGGAGATGGTTTCGCTTGATGATCTTCTCATTCCATCTGTTCGGAGTGGGGATTCATTGTTTGATGTTGATACTGTCCATCGGATACTTGTCAGTTTCCTGCAGCGAGTTGAAGaagaagataatgaagatttTGGGTACGAATCTGAAGGCCTTGCGTCGACTAGCCATGGTTCGTTGTTGAAAGTAGGAAAGCTGATCGATGCATACTTAGCAGAAATCGCACCTGATCCGTATTTGAGTTTGCAGAAATTCATCGCTATGCTCGAGATACTGCCTGATTATGCTCGAGTGATAGATGATGGACTTTATAGAGCTATTGACATATACTTAAAG GCTCATCCGATGTTATCAGACCACGATTGCAAGAAGCTCTGCAAGTTCATAGACTGCCAAAAACTATCTCAAGACGCATGCAATCACGCTGCACAGAATGATCGACTACCGGTCCAAATGACAGTACGAGTGCTCTATTTTGAACAAATCCGATTAAAGAATGCCTTGTCCGGAAGTTCCGGGGACGGGTTTCTATCGCAGAGAATAAGCAGCGGGATACCAAGCGCAGCCATGTCTCCTCGAGACAACTATGCTTCATTACGAAGGGAAAATCGAGAACTTAAGCTTGAGATATCGAGAATGAGAGTGAGGTTAAGTGAGCTAGAGAAAGAGCAAATGTACATGAAACAAGGGATGATAGATAAGTCAGCAAATGGAAAAACTTTCTTTACATCAATCTCTAAAGGGATTGGAAGGATCGGGATTTTCGGAAGTAGTCCAGCGGGAGGGAGACAACAAAAGTCTGGTCGCAAATCTCGCCGATCAGACGGAAAAAATG GTTTATCACAAGATTAG
- the LOC126664700 gene encoding BTB/POZ domain-containing protein At3g08570-like isoform X1: protein MLSSSQRYPSPFTTRIFSDVAGDITIVVDGESFLLHKFPLVSRSGKIRKMVADAKDSNISKLELHNIPGGPQTFELAMKFCYGMNFEITTANVAHLRCAAEYLEMTEDYRDENLVERTEIYLSEVVVQSIEKSVEVLSACEMLLPTAEEIGIPNRCVEAIAINACKEQLVSGLSRLECNEESAELKSGCIEWWIEDLSVLKIDYYQRVICAMGRLGVRQDSIVASLMHYAQTSLKGIGKYQIWNPAKTKPSPSLAEHDQSIILEILVSLMPSEKSSAIPLSFLFGMLRMAIMLDTSIACRLELERRIAFRLEMVSLDDLLIPSVRSGDSLFDVDTVHRILVSFLQRVEEEDNEDFGYESEGLASTSHGSLLKVGKLIDAYLAEIAPDPYLSLQKFIAMLEILPDYARVIDDGLYRAIDIYLKAHPMLSDHDCKKLCKFIDCQKLSQDACNHAAQNDRLPVQMTVRVLYFEQIRLKNALSGSSGDGFLSQRISSGIPSAAMSPRDNYASLRRENRELKLEISRMRVRLSELEKEQMYMKQGMIDKSANGKTFFTSISKGIGRIGIFGSSPAGGRQQKSGRKSRRSDGKNGKSRRHSTS from the exons ATGCTCTCTTCTTCTCAACGCTACCCATCTCCTTTCACCACTCG TATTTTTTCTGATGTTGCTGGAGACATTACAATTGTTGTGGATGGGGAGTCATTTCTTCTGCATAAG TTTCCTCTTGTTTCGCGAAGTGGAAAGATTCGGAAAATGGTTGCAGATGCTAAGGATTCAAACATTTCTAAGCTGGAGCTTCACAACATACCTGGTGGACCTCAAACATTTGAACTAGCCATGAAATTCTGCTATGGCATGAACTTCGAGATCACAACAGCCAATGTCGCCCATCTGCGCTGTGCTGCGGAATATTTGGAAATGACTGAAGATTACAGAGACGAAAACCTCGTTGAACGTACAGAGATTTATCTAAGTGAGGTTGTGGTTCAAAGTATTGAAAAATCAGTTGAGGTGCTATCGGCTTGTGAGATGTTGCTTCCGACAGCAGAGGAGATAGGAATTCCGAATAGATGTGTTGAGGCCATCGCTATTAATGCTTGCAAGGAACAGTTAGTATCTGGATTATCGCGGCTTGAATGCAATGAAGAATCTGCAGAACTAAAGAGCGGTTGTATTGAATGGTGGATTGAAGATCTCTCGGTACTAAAGATTGATTACTATCAAAGAGTTATCTGTGCGATGGGAAGGTTAGGTGTTCGACAGGATAGTATTGTCGCTTCTCtaatgcattatgctcagacttCATTGAAGGGGATCGGTAAATATCAAATTTGGAATCCGGCAAAGACGAAACCAAGTCCTAGTTTGGCGGAACATGATCAGAGCATTATCTTGGAAATTCTCGTTAGCCTTATGCCATCAGAAAAAAGCTCTGCCATTCCGCTGAGCTTTCTTTTCGGGATGTTACGGATGGCAATTATGTTAGATACGTCAATTGCCTGCAGACTCGAGCTTGAAAGGAGAATTGCTTTTCGTTTGGAGATGGTTTCGCTTGATGATCTTCTCATTCCATCTGTTCGGAGTGGGGATTCATTGTTTGATGTTGATACTGTCCATCGGATACTTGTCAGTTTCCTGCAGCGAGTTGAAGaagaagataatgaagatttTGGGTACGAATCTGAAGGCCTTGCGTCGACTAGCCATGGTTCGTTGTTGAAAGTAGGAAAGCTGATCGATGCATACTTAGCAGAAATCGCACCTGATCCGTATTTGAGTTTGCAGAAATTCATCGCTATGCTCGAGATACTGCCTGATTATGCTCGAGTGATAGATGATGGACTTTATAGAGCTATTGACATATACTTAAAG GCTCATCCGATGTTATCAGACCACGATTGCAAGAAGCTCTGCAAGTTCATAGACTGCCAAAAACTATCTCAAGACGCATGCAATCACGCTGCACAGAATGATCGACTACCGGTCCAAATGACAGTACGAGTGCTCTATTTTGAACAAATCCGATTAAAGAATGCCTTGTCCGGAAGTTCCGGGGACGGGTTTCTATCGCAGAGAATAAGCAGCGGGATACCAAGCGCAGCCATGTCTCCTCGAGACAACTATGCTTCATTACGAAGGGAAAATCGAGAACTTAAGCTTGAGATATCGAGAATGAGAGTGAGGTTAAGTGAGCTAGAGAAAGAGCAAATGTACATGAAACAAGGGATGATAGATAAGTCAGCAAATGGAAAAACTTTCTTTACATCAATCTCTAAAGGGATTGGAAGGATCGGGATTTTCGGAAGTAGTCCAGCGGGAGGGAGACAACAAAAGTCTGGTCGCAAATCTCGCCGATCAGACGGAAAAAATGGTAAGAGTCGCCGGCATTCTACGTCATAG